The nucleotide window TGAACGGGTCATCTCCTATGCGATGGCCGACGACCGCGCCACGCTGGTCTGGCTCGCCCAGATGGCCGTGCTCGAGATCCACACACCGCAGTGGCGGCTCCCCATGGGGCCCGACGGAGCGCCCATGGCCAACCGCATCGTCTTCGACCTCGATCCCGGTCCACGGGTGCCGCTGCACCGGACCGCGGAGGTCGCGTGCGAGATACGCAACTGGCTCGGCGGGGCGACCACCTACCCGGTGACCAGCGGCGGAAAGGGCATCCACCTCTACGCACGGCTTCCCAAACCCGTGACGTCCGACGCGGCGCGCAAGGTGGCACAAGAGGTCGCCAACGAGTTCGCGCGCCAGCACAGCGATTTCATCACCGCCAAGATGTCCAAGTCGCTGCGCGACGACAAGGTCTTCATCGACTGGAGCCAGAACAACGCCGCCAAGACCACCCTCGCCCCCTACTCGCTGCGTGGTCGCGAGCAACCGTGGGTGGCGGCGCCGCGCACCTGGGAGGAGATGGAGGACCCGAAGCTCTCCCAGCTGCTCTACACCGAGGTGCTCGACCGGGTCGACGAGTTCGGCGATCTCCTCGACGGTCTCGACGACCCCTACCGCGACGCCGATGACGGCGGGTCGGAACCCGTTGTCGAGCCCGCGGCGGGCCAGGTCATCAATCTGAAGGAGTACCGGCGCAAGCGCGACCAGTCGAAGACGCCCGAGCCTTTCGGCGACGAGGTGTACCGGCAGCGCGTGGAGTCCGAGAGTCCCTCCGATGAGCCCGATTCCACGGACTCCCCGACGGACCGGGCACCGATCTTCGTGATCCAGGAACACCACGCCCGACGCCTGCACTACGACTTCCGCCTCGAGCACGACGGCGTCCTGGTGTCGTGGGCGGTGCCGAAGAACCTGCCCACCGATCCCGATCAGAACCGGCTCGCGGTGCAGACCGAGGACCACCCCATGGACTACGCCGACTTCGAAGGCGACATCCCGGCGGGCGAATACGGCGGCGGGCACGTGTCCATCTGGGACAAGGGCACATTCGAGCTCGAGAAGTGGCGGGACAAGGAGGTCATCGTCCGCCTGCACGGCGAGCGCGTCCAGGGGCGGTACGCGCTGATCCGAACCGGGGAGAAGAACTGGCTCGCCCACCTCATGAGCGACGAGCCGCGGCCGATCGTCCCCGACAGCCTCACCGATCCACGCCCGATGCTCGCAACCGATGAGTCGATCGACGGTCTCAACGGCCGCGACTGGGCGTTCGAGGGGAAGTGGGACGGGTACCGGTTGCTCATCCGCTCGGTCGGCGGCGACTTCCGGCTCACCTCCCGATCAGGCATCGACATGACCGCCGACTTCCCCGAACTCGCCGGTCTCGCAGACGATCTCGGGCTCATGGACGTGGTACTCGACGGCGAGGTCGTCGCCATCGACTCCTCCGGACGCACCAACTTCACCCTCCTGACCTCGCGCCGGCACACCGACGAGCCGTACGCGCTGCGGTTACACCTGTTCGACATCCTGTTCCTCAACGGCTCGTCGCTGCTGCGCAAGCCGTGGTCGGTCCGGCGCGAGCTCCTCGAGGAACTCGCACCTGCGTTCCGCAACTCCGCCTTCGTCGAAGTTCCGCCGCTGCTCCCCGGCCCGGGATCGGCCGCTGTCGAGTACAGCCGCGAACACAATCTCGAAGGCGTTGTCGCCAAACGCCGCAACTCGGTGTACCAGCAGGGGCGCCGGTCGACGACCTGGCTGAAGCACAAGAACTGGAGCGACATCGAGGTCGTCGTCGGCGGATATCGACCGGGGCGCGGCAACCGCGCGCACACCATCGGGTCCCTGCTGATCGGTCTGCCCGAGGAGACGGGACTGCGCTACGTCGGTCGGGTCGGCACCGGTTTCACCGACGCCCAGCTGCGTTCGCTCGCCGAGGAACTCGGCCCGTTGGAGATCTCGCGGTCGCCGTTCCTGGACAAACTCGACCGCCCGGTCGAGTCGAGTGCGGTGTGGGTGCTCCCCAAGATCGTCGGCGAGGTCCGTTTCATGGACTGGACGACGGCCGGGCACCTGCGTCACCCCAGCTGGCGGGGAATCCGCCGGGACAAACTGCCCGGTGACCTCTGAGCTGCGACGGCACTGCGACCGGACGAGAACAGGAGCGTGGACATGACCGGCGAGACGATCACCATCGCCGCGGCCGACGATGACACCGATGCCTATGTGGCCCGGCCTGACTCGTCGTCACCCGGCGCCCTTCTACCCGGCGTGCTGTTCCTCACCGACGTGATCGGACTACGACCTCGGATCGAGGCCATGGCCGACCGCATCGCGTCGTGGGGTTATGTCGTG belongs to Gordonia sp. KTR9 and includes:
- a CDS encoding ATP-dependent DNA ligase, giving the protein MAGGEILEVDGRRISITNLSKVLYPATGTRKFEVIDYYSRIADVLLPHVRNRLITRKRWPNGVESTPFFEKNVPESAPEWIRRHGIQHSERVISYAMADDRATLVWLAQMAVLEIHTPQWRLPMGPDGAPMANRIVFDLDPGPRVPLHRTAEVACEIRNWLGGATTYPVTSGGKGIHLYARLPKPVTSDAARKVAQEVANEFARQHSDFITAKMSKSLRDDKVFIDWSQNNAAKTTLAPYSLRGREQPWVAAPRTWEEMEDPKLSQLLYTEVLDRVDEFGDLLDGLDDPYRDADDGGSEPVVEPAAGQVINLKEYRRKRDQSKTPEPFGDEVYRQRVESESPSDEPDSTDSPTDRAPIFVIQEHHARRLHYDFRLEHDGVLVSWAVPKNLPTDPDQNRLAVQTEDHPMDYADFEGDIPAGEYGGGHVSIWDKGTFELEKWRDKEVIVRLHGERVQGRYALIRTGEKNWLAHLMSDEPRPIVPDSLTDPRPMLATDESIDGLNGRDWAFEGKWDGYRLLIRSVGGDFRLTSRSGIDMTADFPELAGLADDLGLMDVVLDGEVVAIDSSGRTNFTLLTSRRHTDEPYALRLHLFDILFLNGSSLLRKPWSVRRELLEELAPAFRNSAFVEVPPLLPGPGSAAVEYSREHNLEGVVAKRRNSVYQQGRRSTTWLKHKNWSDIEVVVGGYRPGRGNRAHTIGSLLIGLPEETGLRYVGRVGTGFTDAQLRSLAEELGPLEISRSPFLDKLDRPVESSAVWVLPKIVGEVRFMDWTTAGHLRHPSWRGIRRDKLPGDL